The proteins below are encoded in one region of Anaerobaca lacustris:
- a CDS encoding MIP/aquaporin family protein — MGEFTAEFIGTMILVLLGDGVVANVCLKGTKGNASGWIVITMGWGLAVFTAVAIAGEFSGAHINPAVTIALAAAGKFAVAKVPLFLIAQFLGGAAGALLVWLFYKDHYDLTTDEGAILATFATGPAIRNPARNLLCEVIGTFVLVLAVLYASCPTFTSGTEEVKVGMGCLGAIPVALVVMGIGLSLGGTTGYAINPARDLGPRLVHQLLPIKNKGTSNWAYSWVPIVGPILGALLAAFICCFCPSVG, encoded by the coding sequence ATGGGTGAATTTACCGCCGAGTTCATTGGGACGATGATTCTGGTGCTGCTGGGCGACGGCGTGGTCGCCAACGTCTGCCTGAAGGGCACGAAGGGAAACGCCAGCGGCTGGATCGTGATCACGATGGGCTGGGGACTGGCCGTCTTCACGGCCGTCGCCATCGCCGGCGAGTTCAGCGGCGCGCACATCAATCCCGCGGTGACGATCGCTCTGGCGGCGGCCGGAAAGTTCGCCGTAGCCAAGGTCCCACTGTTCCTCATCGCCCAATTCCTTGGCGGAGCGGCCGGCGCATTGCTGGTCTGGCTGTTCTACAAGGACCACTATGACCTCACCACCGACGAAGGCGCGATCCTCGCCACCTTCGCCACCGGCCCGGCGATTCGCAACCCCGCTCGGAACCTTTTGTGCGAAGTGATCGGCACGTTCGTCCTTGTGCTGGCGGTGCTGTACGCCTCCTGCCCGACGTTCACGTCCGGCACCGAAGAGGTCAAGGTGGGCATGGGCTGCCTCGGCGCCATTCCCGTCGCCCTGGTCGTGATGGGAATTGGACTGTCCCTGGGTGGCACGACCGGCTACGCGATCAATCCCGCTCGCGATCTGGGACCGCGTCTGGTCCACCAACTATTGCCCATCAAGAACAAGGGAACGAGCAACTGGGCCTATAGCTGGGTCCCGATCGTCGGCCCCATCCTCGGCGCCCTGCTGGCGGCCTTCATCTGCTGCTTCTGCCCGTCCGTCGGATGA
- the glpK gene encoding glycerol kinase GlpK: MAQAKYILALDQGTTSSRALLVDTEGKICSVAQKEFGQIFPRSGWVEHDPNEIWSSQASVAAEAMARLNLDGGQIAAVGITNQRETAIVWDRKTGEPIHNAIVWQDRRTSAFCDELRAAGHAEMIQQKTGLVIDAYFSATKVRWILDNVPGARQRAQAGELAFGTVDSWLIWKLTNGRVHATDISNASRTLLFNIHDQKWDDELCKLFDVPRSMLPEVKSCSEVIGATATTFPAANVPIAGIAGDQQAAMFGQMCTEEGMIKNTYGTGCFIVMNTGEKAKRSKNNLLTTVAWKLDGKVTYALEGSIFIAGAVVQWLRDGLGCITRSEQVEALANSVEDNGGVYMVPAFAGLGAPYWDQYARGAIFGITRGTTDAHIARACLESIAFQTKDVLDAMADDAGIPIAELRVDGGASVNDRLMEFQAGLTGVKVVRPQTLETTAMGAAFFAGLAVGYWKDLAEIRKIWKKGAEFESHMAPQTRAELLKNWHKAVDRVRDWDK, encoded by the coding sequence ATGGCTCAGGCAAAGTACATTCTGGCGCTCGATCAAGGCACCACCAGCTCGCGGGCGCTGCTCGTCGACACCGAAGGCAAGATCTGCTCGGTCGCGCAGAAGGAGTTCGGGCAGATCTTCCCCAGGAGCGGCTGGGTCGAGCACGATCCGAACGAGATCTGGTCGAGTCAGGCCAGCGTCGCCGCCGAGGCCATGGCCAGGCTGAACCTCGACGGCGGGCAGATCGCCGCCGTCGGCATCACCAATCAGCGCGAGACCGCCATCGTCTGGGACCGTAAGACGGGCGAGCCGATTCACAACGCCATCGTCTGGCAGGATCGGCGGACGTCCGCATTCTGCGATGAGCTGCGCGCCGCCGGACACGCTGAGATGATCCAGCAGAAGACCGGGCTGGTGATCGACGCCTATTTCTCCGCGACCAAGGTCCGCTGGATCCTCGACAACGTTCCCGGGGCTCGACAGCGGGCCCAGGCGGGAGAGCTGGCGTTCGGCACCGTCGATTCGTGGCTGATCTGGAAGCTGACCAACGGTCGCGTCCACGCCACCGACATTTCCAACGCCAGCCGGACGCTGCTGTTCAATATCCACGATCAGAAATGGGACGACGAGTTGTGCAAGCTGTTCGATGTCCCACGGTCGATGCTCCCCGAGGTGAAGAGCTGCAGCGAGGTGATCGGCGCAACAGCGACCACCTTTCCCGCCGCCAATGTCCCCATCGCCGGCATCGCGGGCGACCAGCAGGCGGCCATGTTCGGCCAGATGTGCACGGAAGAGGGCATGATCAAGAACACCTACGGCACCGGCTGCTTCATCGTGATGAACACCGGCGAGAAGGCCAAACGCTCCAAGAACAACCTGCTGACCACCGTCGCCTGGAAGCTGGACGGCAAAGTGACCTATGCGCTGGAAGGAAGCATCTTCATCGCCGGCGCCGTCGTGCAATGGCTTCGCGACGGCCTGGGCTGCATCACCAGGTCGGAACAGGTCGAGGCGCTTGCCAACTCAGTCGAGGACAACGGCGGCGTCTATATGGTTCCTGCGTTTGCCGGGCTGGGGGCCCCCTATTGGGACCAGTATGCTCGCGGCGCGATCTTCGGCATCACCCGAGGCACGACCGATGCCCACATCGCACGGGCCTGCCTCGAATCGATTGCTTTTCAGACCAAGGACGTGTTGGACGCGATGGCCGACGACGCGGGCATCCCGATTGCCGAGCTTCGGGTCGACGGCGGCGCTTCGGTCAACGACCGGCTGATGGAGTTCCAGGCGGGACTGACGGGCGTGAAAGTCGTCCGGCCCCAGACACTGGAGACCACCGCGATGGGTGCGGCGTTCTTCGCGGGACTGGCCGTGGGGTACTGGAAGGACCTGGCCGAGATTCGCAAGATCTGGAAGAAAGGGGCCGAGTTCGAGTCGCACATGGCGCCCCAAACGCGGGCCGAGCTTCTGAAGAATTGGCACAAAGCCGTGGACAGGGTGCGGGATTGGGACAAATAG
- a CDS encoding glycoside hydrolase family 43 protein, producing MRMWCSLLLILAASGWMAGCRSAEPQSLVLTYENPLWSGYLADPFVLKVGDYYYAYGTGGAPDGREFPILRSRNFTDWEFVGGALARLAEPKLKDYWAPEVAERDGKFYLYYAGDMKMRMAVADHPAGPFRDSGRWMFPDLPFSIDGHAFRDPQSGQWYFYFAKDFFDQRPGTALAMVRLADDMMTPVGPVTTVLRAFADWQIYERNRPLYDKTWDAWHTIEGAAVIHKDGKYYCFYSGGNWQTPGYGVGCAVADHVLGPYVDAHSREAAGVLKSIPGKLIGPGHNSVILGPDGQTYFIVYHSWNDDRSARQICMDPLVWTEQGPKAYQPSRGRKQVQLPLGGD from the coding sequence ATGAGAATGTGGTGTTCGTTACTTCTGATCTTAGCGGCCTCCGGCTGGATGGCAGGCTGTCGCAGCGCCGAGCCGCAGTCCCTCGTGCTGACGTATGAGAACCCGCTCTGGTCGGGCTATCTGGCCGATCCGTTCGTGCTCAAGGTCGGCGACTATTATTATGCCTACGGAACGGGCGGGGCCCCCGACGGTCGGGAGTTTCCCATTCTGCGGTCTCGCAACTTCACCGATTGGGAGTTTGTCGGCGGCGCTTTGGCTCGCCTGGCCGAGCCGAAGCTCAAGGACTATTGGGCGCCCGAGGTGGCCGAGCGCGACGGCAAGTTCTATCTGTACTACGCCGGTGACATGAAGATGCGCATGGCGGTGGCGGACCATCCGGCCGGGCCGTTCCGCGACAGCGGCCGGTGGATGTTTCCCGATCTGCCGTTCAGCATCGATGGGCACGCCTTCCGCGATCCGCAGAGCGGGCAATGGTATTTCTATTTCGCCAAGGACTTTTTCGACCAAAGGCCGGGCACGGCTCTGGCGATGGTCCGCCTGGCGGACGATATGATGACGCCTGTGGGGCCGGTCACGACGGTCCTGCGCGCGTTCGCCGACTGGCAGATCTACGAGCGCAACCGCCCCCTCTACGACAAGACCTGGGACGCCTGGCACACCATCGAGGGCGCGGCGGTGATCCACAAGGACGGCAAGTACTACTGCTTCTACTCCGGCGGCAACTGGCAGACGCCCGGCTATGGCGTTGGTTGCGCCGTGGCGGACCATGTCCTCGGCCCGTATGTGGATGCACACAGCCGCGAGGCCGCCGGCGTGCTCAAGAGCATCCCCGGCAAGCTGATCGGGCCGGGCCACAACTCCGTGATCCTCGGACCCGACGGGCAAACGTATTTCATCGTATATCACTCGTGGAACGACGACCGATCCGCCCGGCAAATTTGCATGGACCCGCTGGTCTGGACCGAGCAGGGCCCCAAGGCCTATCAGCCGTCGCGTGGACGCAAACAGGTGCAACTGCCGTTGGGAGGTGATTGA
- a CDS encoding aldo/keto reductase, whose translation MERIRLGRSGLSVSPVAFGTWQLSPRFWGDVDKKQVLAAVGLAFDKGINFFDTADAYGDGYGESTLGEAIRDLPRDEIVICTKVYNHFNPDGSRYPDLSRDHLIERCEASLKRLGIETVDLYLLHFYDGLTPLAEVADTLNRLREQGKVRAIGVSNHNVEQVRAQRCFGPYDVVQPPYSLIDPAGENDLLPYCQGQDLGVMIYSPMHKGLLTGKYRGDETFADFRKHHPDFQGQRFRDLCQAVQSLAPMAERYGLTLYQLILAATLMHPAIHVAACGFKSPDQVAEAAGAMGRRIERPDVFAIRKALGPTGTKIIDAAGTRK comes from the coding sequence ATGGAACGAATCCGATTGGGGCGAAGCGGGCTGTCGGTCTCGCCCGTTGCCTTCGGTACGTGGCAGTTGAGTCCCCGCTTCTGGGGCGACGTGGACAAGAAACAGGTCCTTGCAGCCGTCGGGCTGGCGTTCGACAAAGGGATCAACTTCTTCGACACGGCCGATGCCTATGGCGACGGGTATGGCGAGAGCACGCTGGGCGAGGCGATCCGCGATCTGCCGCGCGACGAAATCGTTATCTGCACAAAGGTGTACAACCATTTCAATCCGGATGGCTCGCGGTACCCCGATCTCTCTCGCGACCATCTGATCGAACGGTGCGAGGCGTCGTTGAAACGGCTCGGCATCGAAACGGTCGACCTCTACCTCCTCCATTTCTACGACGGGCTGACTCCGCTGGCAGAGGTGGCCGATACGCTCAATCGATTGCGCGAACAGGGTAAGGTTCGCGCCATCGGCGTGAGCAATCACAACGTCGAGCAGGTCCGGGCCCAGCGATGCTTCGGGCCCTACGACGTCGTTCAGCCTCCATACAGCCTGATCGATCCGGCGGGCGAGAACGACCTGCTGCCCTATTGCCAGGGACAGGACCTTGGCGTGATGATCTATTCACCGATGCACAAGGGCCTGCTGACGGGCAAGTATCGTGGCGATGAGACGTTCGCGGATTTCCGCAAGCATCATCCTGATTTCCAGGGGCAGCGATTCCGCGATCTGTGCCAAGCCGTCCAGTCGCTGGCGCCGATGGCCGAGCGATACGGATTGACGTTATATCAGTTGATCCTGGCGGCCACGCTGATGCACCCGGCGATCCACGTGGCAGCCTGCGGGTTCAAGAGTCCCGACCAGGTCGCCGAGGCGGCCGGTGCGATGGGCCGCCGGATCGAACGCCCGGATGTGTTCGCCATCCGCAAGGCCCTCGGCCCGACCGGGACCAAGATCATCGACGCCGCCGGCACCCGAAAGTAG
- a CDS encoding glycoside hydrolase family 65, with protein MTDRSISMIVAAALLTVTAGSSIADTTGRIDRHALVTRHNVTLTSPDPLTPLSVGNGQFAFTADITGLQTFAEYHERGTPLCTQSQWGWHRSPNPEGYRMADALEDYDVAGRKVPYASGAVPSGGYSPAAEWLRANPHRLHLGRIGLSLAKSDGSSASIEDLTETSQTLDLWAGMLSSEFKIEGRSVKVLTVCHPTRDVLAVRIESPLVEHGRLKVSLAFPYGNPDWRNAADWDRPDRHTTQAQIAGARADLSRILDADRYRVRIIGSEGMRIGSTSQHAFEMDRQDADAMEIVFAFSPMEIVEPLSPFDAIRVAAAAHWKDFWQSGGAIDFSECTDPRAKELERRVVLSQYLMAINCSGDRPPQETGLVYNSWFGKFHLEMHWWHGVHFALWDRLGLLERSLSWYESILPAARATAKLQGYEGVRWPKMVSPDGRDSPSSVGVFLIWQQPHPIYYAELCWRARSDRETLERYRDIVFETARFMASYAVWDEAGERYVLGPALIPAQESYGRWRRTVLNPTFELAYWHWALETAQKWRQRLGLERDAGWDRVIRHLSRPTIRDGVYTGIETEPYTILRDHPSMLCALGVLPQTPLIDPEVMRRTLDHVMAEWDWPSTWGWDYPVMAMTAARLGEPEKAIDALFVDAEKNRYLANGHNYQSARLPVYLPGNGGLLAAVAMMAAGWDGCPDRPSPGFPDDGTWRVRWEGLRRMP; from the coding sequence ATGACTGACAGATCGATATCGATGATCGTTGCTGCTGCACTGCTGACGGTGACTGCCGGGTCGTCAATCGCTGATACGACCGGTCGCATCGACCGCCATGCTCTGGTGACGCGGCACAACGTGACGCTGACGAGCCCCGACCCGCTGACGCCGCTGAGCGTCGGCAACGGCCAATTCGCGTTCACCGCCGACATCACCGGCCTTCAGACCTTTGCCGAATACCACGAGCGAGGCACGCCGCTCTGCACGCAATCGCAGTGGGGCTGGCACAGAAGCCCCAATCCCGAAGGCTATCGGATGGCCGATGCCCTGGAGGATTACGATGTCGCCGGACGCAAGGTGCCCTATGCCTCGGGCGCCGTTCCTTCCGGCGGCTATTCGCCCGCGGCCGAGTGGCTCCGCGCCAATCCGCACCGTCTGCACCTTGGCCGGATCGGCCTGTCACTCGCGAAATCCGACGGCTCCAGCGCGAGCATCGAGGACCTGACGGAGACGTCACAGACGCTCGACTTGTGGGCCGGCATGCTGAGCAGCGAGTTCAAGATTGAAGGGCGGTCCGTCAAGGTTCTGACCGTATGCCACCCAACGCGTGACGTGCTGGCGGTTCGCATCGAATCTCCGCTCGTCGAACACGGGCGGCTGAAGGTATCGCTGGCGTTTCCTTACGGGAATCCCGACTGGCGCAACGCCGCCGACTGGGACCGGCCCGACCGCCATACGACTCAGGCTCAAATCGCCGGCGCCCGCGCGGACCTGTCGCGAATTCTCGATGCGGATCGGTACCGCGTCCGCATCATCGGATCGGAAGGGATGCGAATAGGCAGCACGTCACAGCACGCCTTTGAAATGGATCGGCAGGACGCCGATGCGATGGAGATTGTCTTCGCCTTCTCACCGATGGAGATCGTCGAGCCTCTGTCTCCGTTCGACGCCATCCGAGTGGCTGCGGCGGCGCATTGGAAGGATTTCTGGCAGAGCGGTGGGGCGATTGATTTCTCCGAATGCACCGACCCGCGCGCCAAGGAACTGGAGCGGCGGGTCGTGCTCTCGCAGTACCTGATGGCCATCAACTGTTCGGGAGATCGCCCGCCGCAGGAGACGGGCCTGGTCTACAACAGTTGGTTCGGGAAGTTCCATCTGGAGATGCACTGGTGGCATGGGGTGCACTTCGCGCTGTGGGATCGGTTGGGACTGTTGGAGCGGAGCCTGTCCTGGTATGAGTCGATTCTGCCGGCGGCGCGAGCGACGGCGAAGCTTCAGGGCTATGAAGGCGTTCGCTGGCCCAAGATGGTCTCGCCCGACGGGCGGGACAGTCCGAGCAGCGTGGGCGTATTCCTGATCTGGCAGCAGCCGCACCCGATCTACTACGCCGAATTGTGCTGGCGCGCCCGCAGCGACCGTGAGACGCTCGAACGATATCGTGACATCGTGTTCGAGACGGCTCGGTTCATGGCCTCCTATGCCGTGTGGGACGAGGCAGGCGAGCGTTACGTGCTGGGGCCGGCGCTGATCCCCGCCCAGGAAAGCTATGGCCGCTGGCGCCGGACCGTGCTGAACCCGACGTTCGAGCTGGCCTACTGGCACTGGGCTTTGGAGACGGCGCAGAAATGGCGGCAGCGGCTCGGACTGGAACGTGACGCCGGGTGGGATCGCGTGATACGGCACCTCTCGCGTCCAACGATCCGCGACGGGGTCTATACGGGGATCGAGACCGAGCCGTATACGATCCTGAGAGATCACCCCTCGATGCTCTGCGCACTGGGCGTGCTTCCGCAGACGCCCCTGATCGATCCGGAGGTGATGCGGCGGACGCTCGATCATGTGATGGCCGAGTGGGACTGGCCGAGCACGTGGGGCTGGGACTATCCGGTCATGGCGATGACCGCCGCACGCCTCGGAGAGCCGGAAAAGGCAATCGACGCACTGTTCGTCGATGCCGAGAAGAACCGCTACCTCGCCAACGGACACAACTACCAGTCGGCCAGGCTGCCGGTCTATCTGCCCGGTAACGGGGGACTGCTGGCGGCGGTGGCGATGATGGCCGCCGGCTGGGACGGCTGTCCCGACCGGCCGAGCCCCGGCTTTCCGGACGACGGCACATGGCGCGTTCGCTGGGAGGGGCTGCGGCGGATGCCTTGA